A stretch of Castanea sativa cultivar Marrone di Chiusa Pesio chromosome 2, ASM4071231v1 DNA encodes these proteins:
- the LOC142624097 gene encoding GDSL esterase/lipase At3g14820-like isoform X1 produces the protein MNFQPGNSVSSTSFIIFSVIIFFLNDGCAMILPKYETDQVPAVFVFGDSIVDTGNNNHINTLIKCNFPPYGKDFQGGIPTGRFSNGRVPSDFIAEELGLKELLPAYLDSNLQLQDLLSGVSFASGGAGYDPLTSMTISALSLSDQLEMFKNYIKKIKAVAGEDRVASILSKGIYMLSIGTDDMANTYFVRMFQYDINSYTDLMLNSSLSFLQELYALGARRIGVLSIPAIGCLPVQRTLRGGLQRSCSVSLNQAAILFNSKLSSQLDNLNKKLPAAKLVYMDMYYRLLNLIQHPTEHGFEVVDNGCCGMGDFEAGFLFCAYNPNTCKDDTKYIFWDSYHPTEQAYALLTSQMIENTFHKFF, from the exons ATGAACTTCCAACCTGGAAATTCTGTTTCTTCTActtcattcattattttctctgtcattatatttttccttaatgATGGATGTGCCATGATACTACCTAAATATGAAACAGATCAAGTTCCAGCAGTTTTTGTATTTGGAGATTCAATCGTGGATACAGGAAACAACAACCATATCAATACTTTAATAAAGTGCAATTTCCCTCCATATGGGAAAGATTTCCAGGGAGGAATACCTACTGGAAGGTTTAGCAATGGAAGGGTTCCCTCAGACTTCATAG CTGAAGAATTAGGTCTCAAGGAGCTCTTGCCAGCTTATTTGGACTCAAACTTGCAACTTCAAGACCTTCTTAGTGGCGTAAGTTTTGCCTCTGGTGGTGCAGGATATGATCCTCTCACATCCATGACGATA TCTGCCTTATCATTGTCAGATCAATTAGAGATGTTCAAGAATTACATAAAGAAGATAAAGGCAGTAGCGGGTGAAGACAGAGTGGCCTCTATACTATCAAAAGGAATATACATGTTGAGCATAGGTACTGATGACATGGCAAATACTTATTTTGTCAGGATGTTTCAGTATGATATCAATTCTTATACAGATCTAATGCTCAATTCATCTTTAAGTTTCTTGCAA GAACTCTATGCATTGGGTGCGAGAAGGATTGGAGTGTTAAGTATACCAGCAATAGGGTGTTTGCCGGTGCAAAGAACACTGAGAGGAGGCTTACAAAGAAGTTGTTCAGTGTCTTTAAACCAAGCAGCAATTCTCTTCAACTCCAAGCTCTCCTCTCAATTGGATAATCTCAACAAAAAGCTTCCAGCAGCTAAACTCGTCTACATGGATATGTACTATCGATTACTTAACCTTATCCAACACCCTACAGAACATg GATTTGAAGTAGTGGATAATGGATGTTGCGGCATGGGAGATTTTGAGGCCGGCTTCTTATTTTGTGCTTACAATCCAAATACATGCAAGGATGACACTAAATACATCTTCTGGGACAGTTATCACCCCACTGAACAAGCTTATGCCTTGCTAACCTCTCAGATGATTGAGAACACCTTTCATAAATTTTTCTAA
- the LOC142624097 gene encoding GDSL esterase/lipase At3g14820-like isoform X2: MNFQPGNSVSSTSFIIFSVIIFFLNDGCAMILPKYETDQVPAVFVFGDSIVDTGNNNHINTLIKCNFPPYGKDFQGGIPTGRFSNGRVPSDFIAEELGLKELLPAYLDSNLQLQDLLSGSALSLSDQLEMFKNYIKKIKAVAGEDRVASILSKGIYMLSIGTDDMANTYFVRMFQYDINSYTDLMLNSSLSFLQELYALGARRIGVLSIPAIGCLPVQRTLRGGLQRSCSVSLNQAAILFNSKLSSQLDNLNKKLPAAKLVYMDMYYRLLNLIQHPTEHGFEVVDNGCCGMGDFEAGFLFCAYNPNTCKDDTKYIFWDSYHPTEQAYALLTSQMIENTFHKFF; encoded by the exons ATGAACTTCCAACCTGGAAATTCTGTTTCTTCTActtcattcattattttctctgtcattatatttttccttaatgATGGATGTGCCATGATACTACCTAAATATGAAACAGATCAAGTTCCAGCAGTTTTTGTATTTGGAGATTCAATCGTGGATACAGGAAACAACAACCATATCAATACTTTAATAAAGTGCAATTTCCCTCCATATGGGAAAGATTTCCAGGGAGGAATACCTACTGGAAGGTTTAGCAATGGAAGGGTTCCCTCAGACTTCATAG CTGAAGAATTAGGTCTCAAGGAGCTCTTGCCAGCTTATTTGGACTCAAACTTGCAACTTCAAGACCTTCTTAGTGGC TCTGCCTTATCATTGTCAGATCAATTAGAGATGTTCAAGAATTACATAAAGAAGATAAAGGCAGTAGCGGGTGAAGACAGAGTGGCCTCTATACTATCAAAAGGAATATACATGTTGAGCATAGGTACTGATGACATGGCAAATACTTATTTTGTCAGGATGTTTCAGTATGATATCAATTCTTATACAGATCTAATGCTCAATTCATCTTTAAGTTTCTTGCAA GAACTCTATGCATTGGGTGCGAGAAGGATTGGAGTGTTAAGTATACCAGCAATAGGGTGTTTGCCGGTGCAAAGAACACTGAGAGGAGGCTTACAAAGAAGTTGTTCAGTGTCTTTAAACCAAGCAGCAATTCTCTTCAACTCCAAGCTCTCCTCTCAATTGGATAATCTCAACAAAAAGCTTCCAGCAGCTAAACTCGTCTACATGGATATGTACTATCGATTACTTAACCTTATCCAACACCCTACAGAACATg GATTTGAAGTAGTGGATAATGGATGTTGCGGCATGGGAGATTTTGAGGCCGGCTTCTTATTTTGTGCTTACAATCCAAATACATGCAAGGATGACACTAAATACATCTTCTGGGACAGTTATCACCCCACTGAACAAGCTTATGCCTTGCTAACCTCTCAGATGATTGAGAACACCTTTCATAAATTTTTCTAA